In Salvia miltiorrhiza cultivar Shanhuang (shh) chromosome 4, IMPLAD_Smil_shh, whole genome shotgun sequence, the DNA window CTTTGTTGTTTTTATTTCATCTGGTTTTGTGATTCTGATTCATAATGTTGATTATGAATTACACATGTAGCATGAAATGGGATTAGAAATTAACATAActatatattttgatttgttCTTCCAAGATTCGAAGCATGTTTCTTGAAAAAACACTAAACTAGCAAGAAACAGAGCAAGCAAAATCAGGTATtacgggtacccgaatacccaaCTAGCAAGATCAGGTCAGATCGAGTTGTGGGTTTTTGGTGTAATCGAGATTGGTAACCAACTTTTTTGCTTGTACCGAATAGATACCCTGTTTTCAATTTGTCATCTGACATTTGTGCAATTGCTTCTTCTTTAGCCCAAATGAATTGTTCACTTATCGACAATTATAATGCAAATCAAGAAGTTTTTGCGTCTAAATTTTCTATTGCAGTGTGATGATATTATGTAGTTTTTATAGCTTCTTGTTGAATCCAATGTAGTCATGCCAAGCTCAGAGATTCTCTGTATCCATAAGTTGTACCCCCTCCGTCCACGAGAAATTttccataattttctttttggtccgtccacaaaaaatttgCCACTTCCATTTTAGCAGTAGGATCCACAcacttcactcacatttaaagtctgacccttactccactaacaacttcactcacattttataaAAACCCGTGCCATTCATAATGGGCAAATTTTTTGTGGACCGAGGGAGTACATTACTCTCACTTGATGGTTTCTTGCCGCTGACTCCAATTTTGATCATATTGAGCATTTTTATCTTAGATGTACAACTTGTCTCTATTGCTATAGCCATATTGATTGTtctcaattttaaatttgtctCCACTTCATTTCCATATGATTGATCTGTGATTCCTTGATTTCGTCTCCCTCATCTTTCAGCTGGTAGGCAGACAGCAAAAGAATCATGCCCACAAGGGCACGAAAAGTTTTCGTTTGGGAGTTTACAGAACTTGTTTGGAGGTAAGGTGAAGTAAAGGAATCCCACATTTTCTGCCCTTCCCTCGAGACTCTGATAAGCAATAAGAATGGGACTTCTCAGCATAATCCGGAAAATTAAGCGCAAAGAAAAGGAGATGCGTATTCTTATGGTGTAATGACCTTTATCCCGTGCACTTTTCTATGTTCATTGTCAAGAAAGTATAGACTTGGATTCTAACACTGTAGTTCATGTATTATCTTAATTTCTATTAAAGGGGTCTTGATAATTCTGGAAAGACTACAATAGTGATGAAGATTAATGGTGAAGACACTAGTGTAATCAGCCCCACACTTGGATTCAACATCAAAACCATGGCTTACCAAAAGTATGCTTTCTTCCCTTCCACGCTATTTTGTTGTTGTGCttttataaaaacataaatatgaagGTAATATGGGGATAATCAAGTAGCTTTTATTCAAGATACATGTGATTATGAATGTATGGCATAATCTTCAATTCTTCATAGGTACACTTTGAACATATGGGATGTTGGAGGGCAGAGAACCATAAGGTCTTATTGGAGAAACTATTTCGAGCAAACTGATGGGTTGGTCTGGGTGGTGGATAGTTCAGATCTGAGGAGGCTGGATGATTGCAAATACGAGTTGGATAATCTTCTCAAAGAAGAGGTGTATATTCTCTTTTATTGGCCAATCAATTCTGTTGTAATATGATGTTCCTCTAGCATCTCTTTGTCAACTTGTTCCTCCATGGAGTTTTGTTCATTTTATAGTTTTAAGCCTTTCTATGGTTTGTTATTTGTCCACTGAGTTATTTCTGAATCCCCTTGAATCTGGAATATGTTATATAGGAATAACTTGCTTCTTAAGTCCATGGATGCCGTTTGCTCAATAAGGTGCTTGTGCTAGCACTATGGCGTCTCTAAGTATATCCGTATCACTTCTTTATTGATCCTTACAAAGTTGTCCATGCTATGTGATctcatcttcttcttccatAGGATATAAAGCCAAAATACTGAACATAAAATTAGAACACGCATTTCGTGAACATGCCTTTTATCATGTTTTATGCCCTTTAACAAAATGAATCTTGAACCTTGTTTATCTTGGTAAATTTTGTTTCAGAAAACAAAGTTATGCTCCCTATTATGTTGTTTGTCCAGTTGGTTATATT includes these proteins:
- the LOC131019611 gene encoding ADP-ribosylation factor-like protein 2 isoform X2, whose amino-acid sequence is MGLLSIIRKIKRKEKEMRILMVGLDNSGKTTIVMKINGEDTSVISPTLGFNIKTMAYQKYTLNIWDVGGQRTIRSYWRNYFEQTDGLVWVVDSSDLRRLDDCKYELDNLLKEERLSGASLLIFANKQDIQGSLSPDEIAKGGLGSGSTCGRIFLITSYSLKQF
- the LOC131019611 gene encoding ADP-ribosylation factor-like protein 2 isoform X1; translation: MGLLSIIRKIKRKEKEMRILMVGLDNSGKTTIVMKINGEDTSVISPTLGFNIKTMAYQKYTLNIWDVGGQRTIRSYWRNYFEQTDGLVWVVDSSDLRRLDDCKYELDNLLKEERLSGASLLIFANKQDIQGSLSPDEIAKVLNLDAMDKSRHWKIVGCSAFTGEGLLEGFDWMVQDIASRIYMLD